One segment of Pantoea sp. Lij88 DNA contains the following:
- a CDS encoding NUDIX hydrolase: MFKPHVTVACLVQAEGELLVVEETINGRATWNQPAGHLEADETLLEAAERELYEETGIAASMHYFIGINQWIAPDSTPFVRFLFGVDLAEKAPTQPQDSDIDCCWWLPPAQILTASNLRSPLVAESVRLWQQGTRYPLHLVSPFQWPFHEGARLPSA; this comes from the coding sequence ATGTTTAAACCTCATGTTACTGTCGCCTGTCTGGTCCAGGCCGAAGGTGAATTGCTGGTGGTGGAAGAGACGATTAACGGTCGTGCCACCTGGAACCAGCCTGCCGGACATCTCGAAGCGGATGAAACGCTGCTGGAAGCCGCCGAACGCGAACTCTATGAAGAGACCGGCATCGCGGCATCGATGCACTATTTCATCGGGATAAACCAGTGGATCGCGCCCGACAGTACGCCTTTTGTGCGTTTTCTGTTTGGCGTAGATCTGGCGGAAAAAGCGCCAACCCAGCCGCAGGACAGTGACATCGATTGTTGCTGGTGGCTGCCGCCAGCGCAGATTCTCACTGCGTCTAACCTGCGTTCGCCGCTGGTCGCTGAAAGCGTACGACTGTGGCAACAGGGCACGCGCTACCCGCTACATCTGGTCAGCCCGTTCCAGTGGCCGTTTCACGAGGGTGCGCGCCTGCCTTCTGCATGA
- the mnmA gene encoding tRNA 2-thiouridine(34) synthase MnmA: MSDNSQKKVIVGMSGGVDSSVSAWLLQQQGYQVEGLFMKNWEEDDGEEYCTAADDLADAQAVCDKLGMKLHKVNFAAEYWDNVFEHFLEEYKAGRTPNPDILCNKEIKFKAFLEFAAEDLGADFIATGHYVRRQDVAGQSQLLRGLDGNKDQSYFLYTLSHEQIAQSLFPVGELEKPEVRRIAEQLDLITAKKKDSTGICFIGERKFRDFLARYLPAQPGEIETTEGQIVGEHQGLMYHTLGQRKGLGIGGLKESKDDPWYVVDKDVARNRLIVAQGGDHPRLMSVGLIAQQLHWVDRQPITAPLRCTVKTRYRQTDIPCEIIPHGDDRIEVRFDEPVAAVTPGQSAVFYLGDVCLGGGIIEQRLPLVAE, translated from the coding sequence ATGTCTGACAACAGCCAGAAAAAAGTGATCGTCGGTATGTCCGGCGGCGTCGATTCTTCCGTTTCCGCCTGGTTACTGCAGCAGCAGGGTTACCAGGTTGAAGGCCTGTTCATGAAGAACTGGGAGGAGGACGATGGCGAGGAGTATTGTACCGCCGCGGACGATCTGGCGGATGCGCAGGCTGTGTGCGACAAGCTGGGTATGAAGCTGCACAAAGTTAACTTTGCCGCTGAATACTGGGATAACGTCTTTGAGCATTTCCTCGAAGAGTACAAAGCGGGCCGCACGCCGAACCCCGATATCCTCTGTAACAAAGAGATCAAATTCAAAGCGTTCCTGGAGTTCGCCGCTGAGGACCTGGGCGCAGATTTCATCGCCACCGGTCACTACGTGCGTCGTCAGGACGTAGCCGGCCAGAGCCAGCTGTTACGCGGTCTGGATGGCAACAAAGATCAAAGCTACTTCCTCTATACCCTGAGTCACGAGCAGATTGCTCAGAGCCTGTTCCCGGTCGGCGAGCTGGAAAAACCGGAAGTGCGCCGCATTGCCGAACAGCTGGACCTGATCACGGCGAAGAAGAAAGATTCGACCGGCATCTGCTTTATCGGCGAGCGCAAATTCCGCGACTTCCTGGCCCGCTATCTCCCGGCTCAGCCTGGCGAGATTGAAACCACGGAAGGCCAGATCGTCGGTGAACATCAGGGGCTGATGTACCATACTCTGGGACAGCGCAAAGGTCTGGGTATCGGCGGCCTGAAAGAGAGCAAAGATGATCCCTGGTATGTGGTCGACAAAGATGTGGCGCGTAACCGCCTGATTGTCGCCCAGGGCGGCGATCATCCGCGTCTGATGTCCGTTGGCCTGATTGCGCAGCAGCTGCACTGGGTCGATCGCCAGCCGATTACCGCCCCGCTTCGCTGCACCGTGAAAACCCGCTATCGTCAGACCGATATTCCCTGTGAGATTATTCCACACGGCGACGATCGGATTGAGGTGCGTTTCGATGAGCCGGTTGCGGCGGTCACGCCCGGCCAGTCCGCGGTGTTTTATCTTGGCGACGTCTGCCTCGGTGGCGGTATTATCGAACAGCGCCTGCCGTTAGTGGCGGAGTAA
- the hflD gene encoding high frequency lysogenization protein HflD: MAKNYQEITLALAGICQSAHLVQQLAQQGHCQPEALTVSLRSVLDLNPGSTLAVFGNNEANLRLGLETLMAVLNSSSRQGAGAELTRYTLSMMVLERKLSASKSAMATLAQRISQLDRQLAHYDLESDTILSAMAAIYVDVISPLGPRIQVTGSPAVLQNTQVQSKVRATLLAGIRAAVLWQQVGGGRLQLMFSRQRLLREAKTLLSRLPLTY; this comes from the coding sequence GTGGCGAAAAATTATCAGGAAATTACGCTGGCGCTGGCGGGCATCTGTCAGTCCGCCCATCTGGTGCAGCAGCTGGCTCAGCAGGGTCACTGCCAGCCAGAGGCGCTGACCGTTTCCTTGCGCAGCGTGCTGGACCTTAATCCTGGTTCCACGCTGGCGGTGTTTGGCAACAATGAAGCCAACCTGCGTCTCGGACTTGAAACGCTGATGGCGGTGCTGAACAGCAGCAGTCGTCAGGGCGCAGGCGCTGAACTGACGCGTTACACACTGAGCATGATGGTGCTGGAGCGCAAGCTCAGCGCCAGTAAATCCGCCATGGCGACGCTGGCACAGCGCATCTCTCAGCTGGATCGCCAGCTGGCGCATTATGACCTTGAATCAGACACCATTCTCAGCGCGATGGCGGCCATCTATGTGGATGTGATCAGCCCGCTGGGTCCGCGTATTCAGGTCACCGGTTCACCTGCGGTGCTGCAGAATACGCAGGTGCAGAGTAAGGTTCGCGCCACTCTGTTAGCCGGTATCCGCGCTGCCGTATTGTGGCAGCAGGTCGGCGGTGGCCGACTGCAACTGATGTTCTCGCGTCAGCGTTTGCTGCGTGAAGCGAAAACCCTCTTATCCCGGCTGCCACTGACTTACTAA
- the purB gene encoding adenylosuccinate lyase, giving the protein MELSSLTAVSPVDGRYGDKVSPLRAIFSEFGLLKFRVEVEVRWLQKLAATAEIKEVPAFDADANAFLDAIVAGFSEADAARIKTIERTTNHDVKAVEYFLKEKVADLPALHAVSEFIHFACTSEDINNLSHALMLETARRDVILPYWDQLISAVKGLASEYRDIPLLSRTHGQPATPSTMGKEMANVAYRLERQLRQLKQIEVLGKINGAVGNYNAHIAAYPEVDWHVLSENFVTSLGITWNPYTTQIEPHDYIAEMFDCIARFNTILIDFDRDIWGYVALNHFKQKTIAGEIGSSTMPHKVNPIDFENSEGNLGLANAVMQHLASKLPVSRWQRDLTDSTVLRNLGVGVGYALIAYKATLKGISKLEVNRDRLLDELDHNWEVLAEPIQTVMRRYGIEKPYEKLKELTRGKRVDAAGMQAFIDSLALPEEEKVRLKQMTPANYIGRAIQMVDDLK; this is encoded by the coding sequence ATGGAATTATCCTCTCTGACCGCCGTCTCACCTGTCGATGGTCGTTACGGCGATAAAGTCAGCCCGCTGCGTGCGATTTTCAGCGAATTCGGTTTGCTGAAATTCCGCGTTGAGGTTGAAGTTCGCTGGTTACAAAAACTGGCCGCGACCGCAGAGATCAAGGAAGTTCCTGCATTTGATGCCGACGCAAACGCTTTCCTTGATGCGATTGTCGCCGGTTTTTCAGAAGCAGATGCAGCACGCATCAAAACTATTGAGCGCACCACCAACCACGATGTGAAAGCGGTTGAGTATTTCCTGAAAGAGAAAGTCGCCGATCTCCCTGCCCTGCACGCTGTTTCTGAATTTATCCACTTCGCCTGCACCTCAGAAGATATCAACAACCTGTCGCATGCCCTGATGCTGGAAACAGCCCGCCGTGACGTGATCCTGCCTTACTGGGACCAGCTGATCAGCGCCGTGAAAGGTCTTGCCAGCGAATACCGTGATATTCCGCTGCTCTCACGTACCCACGGCCAGCCGGCAACGCCGTCGACCATGGGTAAAGAGATGGCTAACGTTGCTTATCGTCTGGAGCGTCAGTTACGTCAGCTGAAGCAGATTGAAGTGCTGGGCAAAATCAATGGTGCGGTCGGTAACTACAATGCCCACATTGCCGCCTATCCCGAAGTGGACTGGCACGTGCTGAGCGAGAACTTCGTCACCTCGCTGGGGATCACCTGGAACCCGTACACCACGCAGATTGAACCGCACGACTACATCGCTGAGATGTTCGACTGTATCGCCCGCTTTAACACCATCCTGATCGATTTCGATCGCGATATCTGGGGTTATGTGGCGCTGAACCATTTCAAACAGAAGACCATAGCGGGCGAAATCGGCTCCTCCACCATGCCGCACAAGGTCAACCCGATCGACTTCGAAAACTCCGAAGGCAATCTGGGTCTGGCGAACGCGGTGATGCAGCATCTGGCCAGCAAACTGCCGGTCTCACGCTGGCAGCGTGACCTGACCGACTCTACCGTGCTGCGTAACCTCGGCGTGGGTGTGGGTTATGCGCTGATCGCCTATAAGGCGACCCTGAAAGGTATCTCCAAGTTGGAAGTGAACCGCGACCGTCTGCTGGACGAGCTGGATCACAACTGGGAAGTGCTGGCGGAACCGATCCAGACGGTGATGCGCCGCTACGGGATTGAGAAGCCGTATGAGAAGCTGAAAGAGCTGACGCGCGGCAAACGCGTGGATGCTGCCGGTATGCAGGCCTTTATCGACAGTCTGGCGCTGCCGGAAGAGGAAAAAGTGCGTCTGAAGCAGATGACGCCTGCAAACTATATTGGTCGCGCTATCCAGATGGTTGACGATCTGAAATAA
- the phoP gene encoding two-component system response regulator PhoP — translation MRVLVVEDNALLRHHLAVQLRDMGHQVDAAEDAKEADYFLREHLPDIALVDLGLPDEDGMSLIRRWRSDAVRQPILVLTAREGWQAKVEALEAGADDYVTKPFHIEEVAARLQALMRRNSGHASQIIDMAPFQVDLSRRELTVNEEPVKLTAFEYTIVETLIRNAGKVVSKDSLMLQLYPDAELRESHTIDVLMGRLRKKILALHPTDVIATVRGQGYRFDL, via the coding sequence ATGCGTGTTCTGGTTGTTGAAGACAATGCCCTGCTGCGCCATCATCTCGCCGTCCAGCTACGTGACATGGGCCATCAGGTCGATGCCGCCGAAGACGCCAAAGAAGCCGACTATTTTCTTCGCGAACATCTGCCCGATATCGCACTGGTCGATCTCGGCCTGCCGGATGAAGATGGCATGTCGCTGATTCGCCGCTGGCGCAGCGATGCCGTGCGCCAGCCGATTCTGGTGCTGACCGCCCGTGAAGGCTGGCAGGCGAAAGTTGAAGCGCTGGAAGCCGGTGCGGATGACTACGTCACCAAGCCGTTCCATATTGAAGAAGTCGCGGCACGCCTGCAGGCGCTGATGCGCCGTAACAGCGGTCATGCGTCGCAAATCATCGATATGGCCCCGTTTCAGGTGGATCTCTCCCGCCGTGAACTGACGGTTAACGAAGAGCCGGTGAAGCTTACCGCCTTTGAGTACACCATTGTCGAGACGTTGATCCGCAACGCGGGCAAAGTGGTGAGTAAAGACTCGCTGATGCTGCAGCTCTATCCTGACGCTGAACTGCGCGAAAGCCACACCATCGACGTGCTGATGGGTCGTCTGCGCAAAAAGATTCTGGCGTTGCACCCTACCGACGTGATCGCCACCGTGCGTGGCCAGGGTTACCGCTTTGACCTCTGA
- the phoQ gene encoding two-component system sensor histidine kinase PhoQ has protein sequence MSWFNRYRPISLRARFLLASAAIVLFLSLSYGMVAVIGYVVSFDKNTYRVMRGESNLFFTLAQWHDSKLTIAQPERMTLNFPTLVFIYDEHGKLLWQQRDVPEIRKKIRREWLLKPDFYEIDTSNRTSMVAMGNNVNAKQRLNDWDTDSNDTFTHSVAVNRYDATTNLPALTIVVVDSIPQELQHSDVVWSWFSYVLAANLILIIPLLWLAAHWSLRPIGALTQQVRELETSQRENLADNPPAELRSLVRNLNLLLTNERQRYTRYRTTLSDLTHSLKTPLAVLQSTLRSLRNGKELTVEQAEPVMLEQISRISQQVGYYLHRASMQADHNPLQRDIHSVSGLLDKLCSALNKVYQRKGVAITLDISPELSFIGDQNDFMEVLGNVLDNACKYCLEFIEVSAFQSENALHLYIDDDGPGIPESKRDLVFVRGQRADTLRPGQGLGLAVVRDILEQYEGNVIASSSTLGGTRMEVVFQRQEPEHHRE, from the coding sequence ATGTCCTGGTTTAACCGTTACCGTCCTATTTCGCTGCGCGCCCGCTTTCTGCTGGCCTCCGCAGCAATAGTTCTGTTCCTCTCCCTCTCTTACGGCATGGTCGCGGTCATTGGCTATGTGGTGAGTTTCGATAAAAATACCTATCGCGTGATGCGCGGCGAGAGCAATCTGTTTTTTACGCTGGCGCAGTGGCATGACAGTAAGCTCACCATCGCCCAGCCGGAAAGAATGACGCTCAACTTCCCGACGCTGGTGTTCATTTACGATGAGCACGGCAAGCTGCTGTGGCAGCAACGCGATGTGCCGGAGATCCGCAAAAAGATCCGCCGTGAATGGCTGCTGAAGCCCGACTTCTACGAGATTGATACCAGCAACCGCACCAGCATGGTGGCGATGGGCAATAACGTGAATGCTAAGCAACGGCTCAACGACTGGGATACCGACAGCAACGATACCTTTACCCACTCGGTCGCCGTTAACCGTTACGATGCCACCACCAATCTGCCTGCACTTACCATCGTGGTGGTCGACTCGATCCCGCAGGAGTTGCAGCATTCTGATGTGGTCTGGTCATGGTTCAGCTACGTGCTGGCGGCAAACCTGATACTGATTATTCCGCTGCTGTGGCTGGCGGCACACTGGAGTCTGCGACCGATTGGCGCGCTGACACAGCAGGTGCGTGAACTGGAGACCAGTCAGCGCGAGAATCTGGCGGATAATCCGCCGGCCGAGCTGCGCAGTCTGGTGCGCAACCTCAATCTGTTGCTGACCAATGAGCGGCAGCGCTATACCCGCTATCGCACGACGCTGTCTGATCTGACCCACAGTCTGAAAACCCCGCTGGCCGTGCTGCAGAGTACTCTGCGTTCGCTGCGTAACGGCAAAGAGCTGACGGTGGAACAGGCTGAGCCGGTGATGCTGGAGCAGATAAGCCGCATCTCACAGCAGGTCGGTTATTATCTGCATCGTGCCAGCATGCAGGCCGACCACAATCCGCTACAGCGCGATATCCATTCCGTTTCCGGTCTGCTCGACAAACTCTGTTCGGCACTGAATAAAGTCTATCAGCGCAAAGGCGTGGCGATTACGCTGGATATCTCCCCGGAGCTCTCCTTTATTGGCGACCAGAATGACTTTATGGAAGTGCTGGGCAACGTGCTGGATAACGCCTGCAAATATTGCCTGGAGTTTATCGAAGTCAGCGCTTTTCAGAGCGAAAATGCACTCCATCTCTATATCGACGATGATGGTCCGGGCATTCCCGAGAGCAAACGCGATTTAGTCTTTGTCCGGGGACAGCGCGCCGATACCCTGCGTCCCGGTCAGGGACTCGGTCTGGCGGTGGTGCGCGATATTCTTGAGCAATATGAGGGTAACGTAATCGCCTCCAGCAGCACGCTGGGCGGAACACGCATGGAAGTGGTCTTTCAGCGCCAGGAACCCGAACATCACCGCGAGTAG
- a CDS encoding cupin domain-containing protein — protein MDYQLDINWPDFIQRYWQKRPVVLKRGFKDFVDPLSPDELAGLAMENEVDSRLVSHQDGKWQVSHGPFESYDHLGENNWSLLVQAVNHWHEPSAALMRPFRFLPDWRVDDLMVSFAVPGGGVGPHFDQYDVFIIQGSGRRRWRVGEKVPLKQHCPHPDLLQVEPFDAIIDEELEPGDILYIPPGFPHEGYSLENALNYSVGFRAPSGRELISGFADYALANELGSLRFSDPDVPSRDCPSEILPQEIEGVRQLMLDVVNQPEHFAQWFGEFISQSRHELDVAPPEPPYQPDEIYDALQQGDALSRLGGLRVLTIGDAVYINGERVECSRPDVMAVLANHYRITLEDLGDALDDPAVLAQIAGLVNAGYWFFGDEE, from the coding sequence ATGGACTATCAGCTCGATATTAACTGGCCCGATTTTATTCAGCGCTACTGGCAGAAACGCCCGGTCGTGCTGAAGCGTGGTTTTAAAGACTTTGTCGATCCTCTTTCACCGGATGAACTCGCCGGTCTGGCGATGGAAAACGAGGTGGATAGCCGCCTGGTCAGTCATCAGGATGGCAAATGGCAGGTCAGCCACGGCCCGTTCGAGAGCTATGATCATCTGGGAGAGAACAACTGGTCGCTGCTGGTCCAGGCGGTCAATCACTGGCATGAACCCTCTGCCGCGCTGATGCGCCCTTTCCGTTTCCTGCCTGACTGGCGTGTGGATGACCTGATGGTGTCGTTTGCCGTGCCTGGCGGCGGCGTCGGCCCCCATTTTGATCAGTACGATGTCTTTATTATTCAGGGCTCCGGCCGCCGTCGCTGGCGCGTCGGTGAGAAAGTGCCGCTCAAGCAGCACTGTCCGCATCCCGACCTGCTGCAGGTAGAGCCGTTCGACGCCATCATCGATGAAGAGCTGGAGCCGGGCGATATTCTCTACATCCCGCCTGGATTCCCGCATGAAGGCTACTCGCTGGAAAACGCTCTGAACTATTCCGTCGGTTTCCGCGCACCCAGCGGCCGCGAATTAATCAGCGGCTTTGCGGATTATGCCCTGGCCAATGAGCTGGGCAGCCTGCGCTTCAGCGATCCGGATGTGCCTTCACGCGACTGCCCGTCGGAGATTCTGCCGCAGGAGATTGAAGGCGTGCGTCAGCTGATGCTGGATGTGGTCAATCAGCCTGAGCATTTCGCTCAGTGGTTTGGCGAATTTATTTCGCAGTCACGTCACGAACTTGACGTCGCGCCGCCGGAACCGCCTTATCAGCCTGATGAAATTTATGATGCGCTGCAACAGGGTGATGCCCTGAGCCGGTTAGGTGGCCTGCGTGTTCTGACGATTGGTGATGCGGTCTATATCAACGGTGAGCGGGTTGAGTGTTCACGCCCTGATGTGATGGCGGTTCTGGCGAATCACTATCGCATCACGCTGGAGGATCTGGGGGATGCGCTGGATGATCCGGCTGTGCTGGCGCAGATCGCCGGTCTGGTGAATGCCGGTTACTGGTTCTTCGGCGACGAAGAATAA
- the pepT gene encoding peptidase T, with translation MEQLLERFLSYVAVETQAKPQARQVPSSEGQWTLARQLQEELLALGFVDVTLSDHCCVMGTLPANVDWPTPVIGFISHMDTSPDFTAKHVNPQIIENYRGGDIALGNGNEILSPVMFPVLHKLIGHTLITTDGKTLLGADDKAGIAEIMTAMAQLAKSDTPHGAIRVAFTPDEEIGRGTSHFDVEAFAADWAYTIDGSDLGEFEYENFNAASATVKIVGNNVHPGSAKGVMVNALELANQFHAAVPASEKPQYTDGYEGFYHLHQIKGSVEHAEMLYIIRDFETESFEQRKQTLLQIAAEINKTLHPDCSVTVEITNSYRNMREKVEPFPHIIDLALQAMRDCDIEPVVKPIRGGTDGSSLSWKGLPCPNIFTGGYNYHGKHEFASLNIMAKSVEVIVRLSELAAQKKG, from the coding sequence ATGGAACAGTTACTTGAGCGCTTTTTGAGTTATGTGGCAGTTGAGACACAGGCTAAGCCGCAGGCGCGCCAGGTGCCCAGCAGTGAAGGGCAGTGGACGCTGGCGCGTCAGCTGCAGGAAGAGCTGCTGGCGCTGGGTTTTGTCGATGTCACCTTAAGCGATCACTGCTGCGTCATGGGCACCTTGCCCGCCAATGTTGACTGGCCGACGCCGGTTATCGGTTTCATCTCCCACATGGATACCTCGCCTGATTTTACGGCGAAACATGTGAATCCCCAGATCATCGAAAACTATCGCGGTGGCGATATTGCGCTGGGAAATGGCAACGAGATTCTGTCGCCGGTGATGTTCCCGGTGCTGCACAAGCTGATCGGGCATACGCTGATTACCACCGATGGCAAAACCCTGCTGGGTGCGGATGACAAAGCGGGTATCGCCGAGATCATGACGGCGATGGCCCAACTGGCAAAAAGCGATACGCCGCACGGTGCGATCCGCGTCGCCTTTACGCCTGATGAAGAGATCGGTCGCGGCACCTCTCACTTTGATGTGGAAGCGTTCGCCGCTGACTGGGCTTACACCATTGATGGCAGCGATCTGGGCGAGTTCGAGTATGAGAACTTCAATGCCGCCTCGGCCACCGTCAAAATCGTCGGTAACAACGTGCACCCGGGCTCCGCGAAAGGCGTGATGGTCAATGCGCTGGAGCTGGCAAATCAGTTCCATGCCGCCGTCCCGGCCAGCGAAAAACCGCAGTACACCGACGGTTATGAGGGCTTCTACCATTTGCATCAGATCAAGGGCAGCGTAGAACACGCCGAGATGCTCTATATCATTCGTGACTTCGAAACAGAGAGTTTCGAACAGCGTAAACAGACGCTGCTGCAGATTGCTGCGGAGATTAACAAAACCCTGCATCCTGACTGCTCGGTCACCGTTGAGATCACTAACAGCTATCGCAACATGCGTGAAAAGGTCGAGCCGTTCCCGCACATCATTGACCTGGCTTTACAGGCGATGCGTGACTGCGATATTGAACCGGTAGTGAAACCGATTCGCGGCGGCACAGATGGCTCCTCACTGTCGTGGAAAGGGTTGCCTTGCCCGAACATCTTTACCGGTGGCTATAACTATCACGGTAAGCATGAGTTCGCGTCGCTGAATATTATGGCGAAGTCGGTGGAAGTGATTGTGCGTCTGTCAGAACTGGCGGCGCAGAAGAAGGGTTAA
- the cobB gene encoding Sir2 family NAD+-dependent deacetylase translates to MRTPRRRIRLARLKKTRRKVHQRFRQRIFERDRQAELAAHPQPHVVVLTGAGISAESGIRTFRAADGLWEEHHVEDVATPEGFQRDPALVQRFYNARRQQLQEAEIQPNAAHLALAELEQVLGDNFLLVTQNIDNLHERAGNNRVLHMHGELLKVRCVTSGQVIEWTGDITPDDRCTCCQFPSALRPHVVWFGEMPLGMEQIYQALEQADYFIAIGTSGHVYPAAGFVHEAKLQGAHTVELNLEPSQVGNEFAERHYGLASEVVPEFVHKLLRGLYK, encoded by the coding sequence ATGCGTACACCACGTCGCCGCATACGACTTGCCCGCCTGAAGAAAACCCGGAGAAAAGTGCATCAGCGCTTTCGCCAGCGCATTTTTGAGCGCGATCGTCAGGCCGAACTGGCCGCCCATCCTCAGCCGCACGTTGTGGTGCTGACCGGCGCAGGTATCTCAGCGGAGTCCGGCATCCGGACTTTCCGCGCGGCTGATGGCCTGTGGGAAGAGCACCACGTTGAAGATGTTGCGACGCCTGAAGGCTTTCAGCGCGATCCCGCGCTGGTGCAGCGGTTTTACAATGCGCGCCGCCAGCAGCTGCAGGAGGCGGAGATTCAGCCGAATGCCGCCCATCTGGCACTGGCTGAGCTGGAGCAGGTGTTAGGCGATAATTTCCTGCTGGTTACGCAGAACATCGACAATCTGCATGAGCGTGCCGGCAACAACCGGGTGCTGCATATGCACGGTGAGCTGTTAAAAGTGCGCTGTGTCACCAGCGGTCAGGTGATTGAGTGGACCGGTGATATCACGCCGGACGACCGCTGCACCTGCTGCCAGTTCCCCTCTGCGCTGCGGCCGCACGTGGTGTGGTTTGGTGAGATGCCGCTGGGCATGGAGCAGATTTATCAGGCGCTGGAACAGGCCGATTACTTTATCGCTATCGGCACCTCAGGCCATGTCTATCCCGCTGCGGGCTTTGTCCATGAAGCCAAACTGCAGGGCGCGCACACCGTTGAGCTGAACCTGGAGCCGAGCCAGGTGGGCAACGAATTTGCCGAGCGGCATTACGGTCTGGCGAGCGAAGTGGTGCCGGAATTCGTGCATAAGCTGCTGCGCGGTCTTTATAAATAA
- the lolE gene encoding lipoprotein-releasing ABC transporter permease subunit LolE — protein sequence MGSSLSLLLGLRFSRGRRRGGMVSLISVISTIGIALGVAVLIIGLSAMNGFERELNNRILAVVPHGEIEAVNQPFQHWQSMIAPIEKVPGIAAAAPYVNFTGLIESGARLEALQVKGVDPAQEPRLSALPQFVADNAWSSFAAGKQQIILGGGIAKSLNVKQGDWITIMIPNNDGDNKLLQPKRIRLQVSGILQLSGMLDHSLALVPLADAQHYLEMGDSVSGIALKMTDPFQAVKLVRDAGEATRSYVYIKSWIGTYGYMYRDIQMIRAIMYLAMVLVIGVACFNIVSTLVMAVKDKSSDIAVLRTLGAKDRLIRAIFIWYGLLAGLLGSVSGVVAGVLVALNLTSLVRGLESITGHHLLAGDIYFIDFLPSELHWIDVFSVLITAILLSLLASWYPARRASRIDPARVLSGQ from the coding sequence ATGGGTTCGTCGTTATCCCTGTTGCTGGGCCTGCGCTTTAGCCGGGGCCGCCGTCGTGGCGGCATGGTTTCGCTGATTTCGGTGATCTCCACCATCGGGATTGCGCTGGGCGTGGCCGTACTGATTATCGGCCTGAGTGCCATGAACGGTTTTGAGCGTGAGCTGAACAACCGCATTCTGGCGGTGGTACCGCACGGCGAGATCGAGGCGGTCAATCAGCCGTTTCAGCACTGGCAGTCGATGATTGCCCCGATTGAAAAGGTGCCCGGCATTGCGGCCGCTGCGCCTTACGTGAACTTCACCGGCCTGATTGAGAGCGGGGCCCGGCTGGAGGCGCTGCAGGTCAAAGGTGTGGATCCCGCACAAGAGCCGCGCCTCAGCGCACTGCCACAGTTTGTGGCCGATAACGCCTGGTCCTCTTTTGCCGCCGGTAAGCAGCAGATCATTCTCGGCGGTGGCATTGCGAAATCGCTGAACGTGAAGCAGGGCGACTGGATCACTATCATGATCCCTAACAACGATGGTGATAACAAACTGCTGCAGCCAAAACGTATCCGGCTGCAGGTCAGCGGGATTCTGCAGCTGAGCGGCATGCTCGATCACAGTCTGGCGCTGGTGCCGCTGGCCGATGCGCAGCACTATCTGGAGATGGGAGACAGCGTCTCCGGCATCGCCCTGAAGATGACCGACCCGTTCCAGGCGGTGAAACTGGTGCGCGATGCCGGTGAAGCGACCCGTTCCTACGTCTACATCAAAAGCTGGATTGGCACTTACGGCTACATGTACCGCGATATTCAGATGATCCGCGCCATCATGTATCTGGCGATGGTGCTGGTGATTGGTGTCGCCTGCTTTAACATCGTCTCCACGCTGGTGATGGCGGTCAAAGATAAGAGCAGTGACATTGCGGTGCTGCGCACCCTCGGCGCGAAAGACCGGCTGATTCGCGCCATCTTTATCTGGTACGGTTTGCTGGCCGGTCTGCTGGGCAGCGTCAGCGGCGTGGTCGCGGGCGTGCTGGTGGCGCTGAACCTGACCTCGCTGGTGCGCGGGCTGGAGTCGATTACCGGCCACCATCTGCTGGCAGGAGATATCTACTTCATTGATTTCCTGCCTTCGGAACTGCACTGGATTGATGTGTTCTCAGTACTGATTACCGCGATTCTGCTGAGTCTGCTGGCGAGCTGGTATCCCGCCAGACGCGCCAGCCGAATTGACCCGGCTCGGGTATTAAGCGGTCAGTAA